One part of the Vanessa atalanta chromosome 4, ilVanAtal1.2, whole genome shotgun sequence genome encodes these proteins:
- the LOC125077869 gene encoding cysteine--tRNA ligase, cytoplasmic gives MSKRSQPTWSPPSSGEERPVLKLFNSLTRQKEKFVCSNGNRVSWYSCGPTVYDASHMGHARSYISFDILRRVMSNYFGYDILYVMNITDIDDKIIRRARQNYLYEKYLKEIKNLNDTIDDATAVVNFYEDVVKQTADPDKKNTMQKMLDNIASSVKVLKEAVEMNDGEKINSAKCEMLKSAKDPISEWLDKKYGSTVKDNAIFTALPKYWENEFHNDMKALNILPPDVLTRVSEYIPQIVSFIQKIIDNGLAYESNGSVYFNVSEFDSKDNHHYARLVPEAYGDTKSLQEGEGDLSDDTAEKKSPNDFALWKRSKAGEPSWESPWGAGRPGWHIECSAMASDVCGSSLDIHTGGVDLKFPHHDNELAQSEAHFDQPGWVKYFLHTGHLTIAGCKMSKSLKNFVTISEALKRHTARQLRFAFLLHGWKETLDYSENTMEMAIQTEKLFNEFFLTVKDALRSGYDEGSGGPWGPEEQLLSAKLSNAKEQVHRALCDNIDTRAALDALREVVGAAHVFLRSTTPRSAPLLAAAARYVTDVLHVFGAVEGPRGLIGFPVSDAGDVCLEEVVMPYLEALSTFRAQVRDSARGGAGGAGGAGGVLALCDALRDDVLPELGVRLEDKPDRTVVKLVSKEELMKEREEKKKQEAEKLRKKQELLEAQRAKEEQKKIPPMEMFKKETDKYSKFDDKGLPTHDNEGKELSKGLVKKLQKLQQAQEKKYNEYLASANAC, from the exons atgtcgaAAAGATCTCAGCCAACTTGGTCGCCACCTTCCTCTGGAGAAGAAAGACCTGTGTTAAAATTGTTCAACAGTCTGACACGACAGAAAGAGAAATTTGTGTGTTCAAATGGCAATCGTGTAAGCTGGTACAGTTGTGGTCCTACCGTCTATGATGCGTCCCACATGGGACACGCAAG GTCAtatatttcttttgatattttgaGACGTgttatgtcaaattattttgGGTATGATATCTTATATGTTATGAATATTACTGATATTGATGACAAAATAATAAGAAGAGCaagacaaaattatttgtatgagAAATATCTAAAagaaatcaaaaatttaaatgacacCATAGACGATGCAACTGCAGTTGTTAACTTTTATGAAGATGTAGTAAAACAAACTGCAGATCCAGATAAGAAAAACACAATGCAAAAAATGTTAGATAA catTGCCTCTTCTGTAAAGGTACTAAAAGAGGCTGTGGAAATGAATGATGGTGAGAAAATTAATTCAGCGAAATGTGAAATGTTGAAATCAGCAAAAGATCCAATATCTGAATGGTTGGATAAAAAGTATGGTTCGACTGTTAAAGATAATGCCATTTTTACTGCACTACCTAAGTACTGGGAGAATGAATTTCATAATGATATGAAGGCACTTAAT attttaccACCAGATGTCTTAACAAGAGTTAGTGAATATATTCCACAAATAGTTTCATTTATTCAGAAGATAATTGACAATGGACTAGCTTATGAATCAAATGGTTctgtttatttcaatgttagTGAGTTTGACAGCAAGGATAATCATCACTATGCCCGACTAGTGCCTGAAGCTTACGGAGACACAAAATCGTTGCAGGAAGGCGAAG GTGATCTCAGTGATGATACTGCTGAAAAAAAATCTCCAAATGACTTTGCTCTTTGGAAGCGTAGTAAAGCTGGCGAACCATCATGGGAATCTCCATGGGGTGCAGGTAGACCAGGCTGGCACATAGAATGTTCAGCTATGGCATCAGATGTGTGCGGTTCAAGCTTGGACATACATACAGGCGGAGTTGATCTTAAATTTCCGCATCATGACAATGAGTTAGCTCAAAGTGAG GCGCATTTCGACCAGCCCGGCTGGGTTAAGTACTTCCTTCATACAGGACATCTTACAATAGCTGGCTGCAAGATGTCGAAATCATTGAAGAACTTCGTAACCATCTCCGAGGCCTTAAAACGTCACACTGCCAGACAATTACGTTTTGCTTTTCTCCTGCATGGTTGGAAGGAGACTTTAGACTACTCAGAAAATACAATGGAGATGGCTATACAGACTGAGAAATTGTTTAAT GAGTTCTTCTTGACGGTAAAAGATGCCCTGCGGAGCGGCTACGACGAGGGCAGCGGTGGCCCGTGGGGTCCCGAAGAGCAGCTCCTTTCGGCCAAACTCAGCAACGCGAAGGAACAAGTCCATAGGGCCTTGTGCG ATAACATCGACACCCGCGCGGCACTGGACGCGCTGCGCGAAGTGGTGGGTGCGGCGCACGTGTTCCTGCGCAGCACGACGCCGCGCAGTGCCCCGCTgctggcggcggcggcgcgctaCGTCACGGACGTGCTGCACGTGTTCGGCGCCGTGGAGGGCCCACGCGGTCTCATCGGCTTCCCGGTGTCCGACGCCGGCGACGTATGC TTGGAGGAGGTGGTGATGCCGTACCTGGAGGCGCTGAGTACGTTCCGCGCGCAAGTGCGCGACTCGGCGCggggcggcgcggggggcgcggggggcgcgggcggcgtgTTGGCGCTGTGCGACGCGCTGCGCGACGACGTGCTGCCCGAGCTGGGCGTGCGGCTGGAGGACAAGCCGG atagaaCAGTTGTGAAACTCGTGAGTAAAGAGGAATTAATGAAAGAAAGAGAGGAGAAGAAAAAACAAGAAGCGGAAAAACTGAGAAAAAAACAGGAATTGTTAGAAGCTCAAAGGGCAAAGGAGGAGCAGAAGAAAATACCACCCATGGAAATGTTTAAGAAGGAAACCGACAAGTATTCAAAGTTCGATGATAAG ggCTTGCCGACACACGACAACGAAGGTAAAGAACTTAGTAAAGGCTTAgttaaaaaattgcaaaaattaCAACAAGCTCAAGAGAAGAAGTACAATGAATACCTTGCATCTGCCAACGCCTGCTGA